From a single Hydrotalea sp. genomic region:
- the dnaG gene encoding DNA primase, with translation MSLKQFFSDVDGRISLASIIEKDMKLIRRGREYVGLCPFHNEKTPSFSVIEDKKFYHCFGCGKSGRAIDWLTEKRGLSFKEGLDFLAQLSGVPLPQLRKTTPADQQRENRESTLYPLIMAAITHYYHDHLFGPAGRVAYRYLRDRGLTDSTIKQFMLGFSPDEFESKNLLQHLQTNLSQYNVTEADLMALGIVRTASDDRNKKFLLFRGRIMFPIENRGGKVIGFGGRFMGDASAHNTGKYINSPDSAVFLKGNNLYNFKNAFQAVKNKQPLLVVEGYMDVIALAQAGFGAAVAPLGTALTEQQLTLLWQMVKTPVIAFDGDNAGKMAAFRAARRALPHLSADKTLEFVFMPDGQDPDSLVKSSGLDGFRAVLQKKIPLHEFLWQWELGRADLSRPEGVLAFEQSLLTHGRNIANPALAKIYQETFREKIFQHKKDSRAKTAPQKNYSSNYKSSSNYGGRRNQRQAAPSGDNNNIARLDYIAGLQPRAILALITLYPHLYNEWQEKGLETAFYQRLSDENSKNNAKLTNKHLDNYLKKLHIILGTLPTERRPNYQEQNPRDALNQWQNLLKGAFATDNSDSLWHEVFDKNLAVFYAEIFRGHEGDASNLMNELIQLEIIDKLQKDFQQQTLDEQASNNPNDKKINSFQDEIQRTEQSLHLRSLKTDH, from the coding sequence ATGTCGTTGAAGCAGTTTTTTTCCGATGTCGATGGTCGCATCAGCCTGGCCAGTATTATCGAAAAAGATATGAAATTGATAAGGCGTGGCCGCGAATATGTCGGCCTGTGCCCTTTTCACAACGAAAAAACCCCGTCATTTTCGGTCATCGAGGATAAAAAATTTTACCATTGCTTTGGTTGCGGGAAAAGCGGGCGCGCCATCGACTGGCTGACCGAAAAACGCGGCTTGAGTTTTAAAGAAGGCTTAGATTTCCTGGCGCAACTTTCCGGCGTGCCCCTGCCCCAATTGCGCAAAACCACGCCGGCCGACCAACAACGCGAAAACCGCGAATCCACCCTCTACCCGCTTATCATGGCGGCCATCACCCATTATTACCACGACCATTTGTTTGGGCCGGCGGGGCGGGTGGCCTATCGTTACCTGCGCGATCGCGGCCTGACCGACTCGACCATAAAACAATTCATGCTGGGGTTTTCGCCCGACGAATTTGAAAGCAAAAACCTCCTGCAACATTTACAAACCAACCTGTCGCAATATAATGTGACAGAGGCCGATTTAATGGCACTCGGCATTGTCCGCACCGCCAGCGACGACCGCAATAAAAAATTCCTGCTATTTCGCGGGCGCATCATGTTCCCAATTGAAAATCGCGGCGGCAAGGTAATTGGCTTTGGCGGGCGGTTCATGGGCGATGCCTCGGCCCACAACACCGGCAAATATATAAACTCGCCCGACAGCGCGGTTTTTTTAAAGGGCAATAATCTTTACAATTTTAAAAACGCTTTCCAAGCCGTCAAAAACAAACAACCATTGTTGGTGGTCGAAGGCTATATGGACGTCATCGCCCTCGCCCAGGCCGGGTTTGGCGCGGCCGTCGCGCCGCTGGGCACCGCCCTGACCGAACAGCAATTAACCCTGCTGTGGCAAATGGTGAAAACACCGGTTATCGCGTTCGACGGCGACAACGCCGGTAAAATGGCGGCATTCCGCGCCGCGCGCCGCGCCCTGCCCCATTTATCGGCCGACAAAACATTGGAATTTGTTTTCATGCCCGACGGCCAAGACCCCGATTCGCTGGTCAAATCATCGGGGCTCGACGGGTTTCGCGCCGTTTTGCAAAAAAAAATCCCCCTGCATGAATTTTTGTGGCAATGGGAACTTGGCCGCGCCGATTTATCCCGGCCCGAGGGCGTTTTGGCATTCGAACAATCGTTGCTAACCCACGGCCGTAACATCGCCAACCCGGCATTGGCAAAAATTTACCAGGAAACATTTCGCGAAAAAATTTTTCAACATAAAAAAGACAGCCGCGCCAAAACCGCGCCGCAAAAAAACTATTCGTCAAATTATAAATCATCATCCAATTATGGCGGGCGGCGCAATCAACGGCAAGCCGCACCCTCGGGCGACAACAACAATATCGCGCGCCTTGATTACATTGCCGGGTTACAACCGCGCGCGATTCTCGCCCTCATCACCCTTTACCCGCATCTTTATAACGAATGGCAAGAAAAAGGCCTCGAAACCGCCTTTTACCAACGGCTGAGCGATGAAAATAGTAAAAATAATGCAAAACTTACCAACAAGCATCTTGACAATTACTTGAAAAAACTACATATCATACTAGGGACGTTGCCCACAGAACGCAGACCAAATTATCAAGAACAGAATCCACGGGACGCGCTTAATCAATGGCAAAACCTGTTAAAAGGTGCGTTTGCCACTGATAACAGCGATTCGCTATGGCATGAGGTTTTTGATAAAAATTTGGCCGTGTTTTACGCGGAAATTTTTCGCGGGCATGAAGGCGACGCCAGCAATTTGATGAATGAATTAATCCAATTAGAAATCATTGATAAATTACAAAAAGATTTTCAACAACAAACCCTCGATGAACAGGCCAGCAACAACCCCAACGACAAAAAAATAAACAGCTTTCAAGACGAAATTCAACGAACGGAACAGTCTTTGCATCTACGCTCGCTAAAGACCGACCATTAA